The Bacillota bacterium genome window below encodes:
- a CDS encoding SoxR reducing system RseC family protein encodes MAQRKTGQIVSLEPTGHVLVQIYRQGGCGGNCAHGQIFGPTNSELTLTATNDINAAVGDWVDIEYDSSLALKAAFGIYLFPLLAGLAAYLISNSLLAADSSWWAYIIAGFVIAVSFNYCTKYFGAQDYTYSVVAYADAQELTIAPGCQGCQFVHEK; translated from the coding sequence ATGGCGCAAAGAAAGACGGGACAGATCGTATCCCTAGAACCGACGGGGCATGTATTGGTGCAAATCTACCGTCAGGGGGGTTGTGGGGGTAACTGCGCCCACGGCCAAATCTTTGGACCGACCAACAGTGAGTTGACTTTGACAGCCACCAATGATATTAACGCTGCCGTGGGGGACTGGGTGGATATTGAGTACGACAGTAGTCTAGCTCTCAAGGCAGCCTTTGGCATCTACCTCTTTCCCTTGTTGGCGGGTCTGGCAGCCTATCTGATTAGTAATAGTCTGCTGGCTGCCGATAGCTCCTGGTGGGCTTATATCATCGCTGGCTTTGTCATTGCTGTCTCCTTTAACTACTGTACGAAATACTTTGGGGCACAGGACTACACCTACTCTGTGGTGGCCTACGCTGATGCCCAGGAATTGACCATTGCTCCAGGATGTCAGGGATGCCAATTTGTCCACGAGAAATAA
- a CDS encoding pyridoxal phosphate-dependent aminotransferase has translation MEFNFDQVIERVGTRCVKWDSPRQLYGREDLIPLSVADMDFVAPPEVTRALLKRIQHPVYGYSLAPTEAIAALVDWIWKRHQWKVEAEWVQLLGGVVDGLALAVMAFTNPGDKVIVQSPVYRPFYQAITTNGCHVVTNPLKLEAGRYVMDLEDLEKKIDGRTKLLFLCNPHNPGGRVWTKRELEALAQLCAKHGVIIVSDDIHSDFVYTGHSYTPIASLSEEISQFTVTCMAPSKTFNLAGLSTAAVIIENPKLRQTFANRMEAVGAPTNLFGIVAMEAAYRHGEPWLEALLKYLQENRDFVAAYIEEYIPGIKVMQPEGTYLSWLECSQLSLAPDKLHRYFVEEAGVVLNDGQYFGPGGDNYLRLNFACPRPILQEALERMAAAAKKVDNQQGD, from the coding sequence ATGGAGTTCAATTTCGACCAGGTTATTGAACGCGTTGGAACTCGGTGCGTCAAGTGGGATTCTCCTCGGCAGCTTTACGGACGGGAGGACCTGATCCCCCTATCGGTAGCTGACATGGATTTTGTGGCGCCACCGGAAGTGACCCGGGCGCTGCTCAAGAGAATCCAACATCCAGTCTACGGGTATTCACTGGCGCCGACAGAGGCGATTGCTGCCCTGGTGGACTGGATCTGGAAAAGACATCAGTGGAAGGTTGAAGCCGAGTGGGTGCAGCTCTTGGGCGGTGTCGTGGATGGACTAGCCTTAGCCGTTATGGCCTTTACCAACCCCGGAGACAAGGTCATTGTCCAATCCCCGGTGTACAGGCCCTTTTACCAGGCGATTACCACTAACGGCTGTCATGTGGTGACCAATCCCCTCAAACTCGAGGCGGGTCGCTACGTGATGGACTTGGAGGACCTGGAGAAAAAGATTGACGGAAGAACCAAATTGCTGTTTCTCTGCAACCCCCACAATCCCGGCGGTCGGGTCTGGACCAAGAGGGAACTGGAAGCCTTGGCCCAGCTGTGTGCAAAGCATGGAGTAATTATTGTGTCCGACGACATTCATTCCGATTTTGTCTACACAGGTCATAGCTACACTCCCATTGCCTCCTTGTCCGAGGAAATCTCGCAGTTTACCGTCACCTGTATGGCGCCCAGTAAGACCTTTAACCTTGCCGGCCTGTCGACGGCAGCGGTAATTATTGAAAACCCAAAGCTTCGACAGACCTTTGCCAATAGGATGGAAGCCGTTGGCGCGCCCACCAATCTCTTTGGCATTGTGGCCATGGAGGCGGCCTATCGCCATGGCGAGCCTTGGCTGGAGGCATTGCTGAAGTATCTACAGGAAAACCGAGATTTCGTCGCAGCTTACATAGAAGAGTACATCCCTGGGATCAAGGTCATGCAGCCCGAGGGAACCTACTTAAGTTGGCTGGAGTGCAGTCAATTGAGCTTGGCCCCGGATAAACTTCATCGTTATTTTGTCGAGGAGGCCGGTGTGGTATTGAATGATGGTCAGTACTTTGGGCCCGGCGGGGATAATTACCTGCGACTTAACTTTGCTTGCCCCCGTCCGATCCTGCAGGAAGCTTTGGAGAGAATGGCAGCAGCGGCAAAGAAAGTGGACAATCAACAAGGAGACTGA